GAATATCTGGGGATGCTCCTTAGCGACCTTGCGGAACTCCTCCAGGAGTATGCCCGGCGTGATGGCCGCGGTGCAGAAGCTGTCCGGGTCCTTCTTGATGATATCGTAAGCCTCCCGGGCGGTGATGGTCACGCCCTCGATATAGGTCTTGCCGTCGCAGGTTATCTGAGAGGCGGGAACGACCTTTATGCCGTGCTTATCGGCAACGTCTTTTGGCAAGCATGCCGTGGTATCGGTCATGACGATCACATTAGACATCGAAGCGCCTCCTCAGTTTCATTTTACGGTATTCCCTAATATACACGATTCTCTGGCGGTTGCACAACCGGAAATGCCTCATTCCGTATGTCATTGCGAGGAGTGCTTCCATATACCGCGATATCATGGAGGGACGACGTGGCAATCTCGATATCTGTAGTTGAATACCCTCACCCTGACCCTCTCCACCCTCCGTTGTAGGGGCGCTGCTCGCTGCGCCCTCTTTATCGGGCAGGGCAAGCCCTGCCCCTACATAATGACCGGAATGTCGCGGCTGACAAAACAAATCCTGGCACGTCTTTATTAACAAGACAGGCAAATAGAAACCCGATTTTAATCGGCGCAAGAGGAGGAAGGAAATGAAGAATTATCTAGGATTAGCAGCGGTAACGGTGCTTGCCGCGGCCGCCATCGCGGGAGTGGCCTGCACGGCTTCGGCGGATACAGGCGACCCGCAGATTTTCAACGTCGCCGAAAGCGGCCAGCAGATAGAGCTTTCCCCCGGCGATTCGTTGATAGTGACCCTCGACTCGAATCCGTCGACGGGATATGCCTGGTCGATCTCGGAGATCGGCGATGAGGCCGTAATCGACGATGTGAGCAACGAGTTTGTGGGCGCCGACACGGGGATGGTGGGCGCGGGAGGCCAGGAGGTCTGGACGTTCGAGGCTATCGATGAGGGCACAAGCACTATCGAGATGCAGTACAGCCGCTCCTGGGAGACGGATGTAGAGCCCGTCGAGACGTTCATCGTTACAGTAGTTGTGAAATAACAATATCTTTCTACGGAAGGGTGGTTGGGGACGAAGGGGGTTGTTTAAAACGGCCCCCTTTTCCATTTATCCGACCGTGTAGGGTGGGTTCGAAAACCCACCACAATAATTATTGCGCTCCCCGCCTCGTCATTGCGAGCCCTTATATATCGATTACCGTAGGGGCGGTTCGCGAACCGCCCCTACACCATACGAAAACGAGATTGCCACGTCATCCTTCCATATACCGCAATATCATGGAAGGACTCCTCGCAATGACAAACTGCTACCCCGCCGTATAGGTCCCCGTGCCCACCGCAATAAGCACATCCTCCTCGTTGCGCAGCTCCATGCGGGAGACCGCTATCTTGCTCCCCACCCGCAGGATATTACTCGTGGCGGTGAAATGCCGCCCCTTCCCCGGCCTGATGTAATCGATGCGCAGGTCTATGGTGCTTATCCGGCCCAGCCGCTCCATCTTCTTATCTATAGGCTTGCCCATGACCTGCTTGAATATATGCAGATACACGGCATGGGCGCCGGCTATATCCAGTATCGAGGAGATGACCCCGCCGTGAAGCACGCGGAATATGGGGTTCCCCAAGAGCTCGTCGCGCATATCGAATTTGAGGGTGCCCTCTTCCAGGGACTGCGACTCGATGCTGTAGTTGAGCACGTCGTTGAATGAAGGGCTGGCCAACTTGGCGAAGTGCTCGCTAACCTCCTGCAGTTCCTCGCCTTTGACCTTAACCTTTATCGGCATGGCGCCCCTCCTTTTTCATACTGCGATCTCGTATCCCCGCCGCGGCGACAAAAGCATAACATAAAGATGCTATTGTTGACAGATTCTCTCATCGGCACTAAAGTGTTACCAACTTATCCAGCGCCATTTGACCCAGTTAGGCTGCTTAAGGGAAAGGCTAAATGAGCGTAAATTGT
The Dehalococcoidia bacterium genome window above contains:
- a CDS encoding thioesterase family protein, with product MPIKVKVKGEELQEVSEHFAKLASPSFNDVLNYSIESQSLEEGTLKFDMRDELLGNPIFRVLHGGVISSILDIAGAHAVYLHIFKQVMGKPIDKKMERLGRISTIDLRIDYIRPGKGRHFTATSNILRVGSKIAVSRMELRNEEDVLIAVGTGTYTAG
- a CDS encoding protease inhibitor I42 family protein, with amino-acid sequence MKNYLGLAAVTVLAAAAIAGVACTASADTGDPQIFNVAESGQQIELSPGDSLIVTLDSNPSTGYAWSISEIGDEAVIDDVSNEFVGADTGMVGAGGQEVWTFEAIDEGTSTIEMQYSRSWETDVEPVETFIVTVVVK